One region of Halohasta litchfieldiae genomic DNA includes:
- a CDS encoding redoxin domain-containing protein — protein MELGFEVVDLPETDYPTEGEQAPDFTRPLVTDEQWEDVSLSELAADQPVLLVFHPMDGAFPSTYMWNELRDRAFEDDHDVQVVGVSISSPYEHMTLIDDREMEFALFSDPQNGVAEAYDIVNDLDGMAGVSEPRPAVFLVDSELTVQYAWAAEEWPDFPDYDAVSDAVASL, from the coding sequence ATGGAACTCGGCTTCGAGGTCGTCGACCTCCCCGAGACCGATTACCCTACCGAGGGCGAGCAGGCCCCGGATTTCACCCGCCCGCTGGTGACCGACGAACAGTGGGAGGACGTCAGCCTCTCGGAGTTGGCGGCTGACCAGCCCGTCCTCCTCGTATTCCATCCGATGGACGGGGCGTTCCCGTCGACTTATATGTGGAACGAACTCCGCGACCGGGCCTTTGAGGACGACCACGACGTGCAGGTCGTTGGGGTTTCGATCTCCTCACCGTATGAACACATGACGCTGATCGACGACCGAGAGATGGAGTTTGCTCTCTTTAGTGATCCACAGAACGGTGTGGCCGAAGCCTACGACATCGTCAACGATCTCGACGGGATGGCCGGCGTGAGCGAGCCACGCCCCGCCGTCTTCCTCGTCGACAGCGAACTCACGGTCCAGTATGCGTGGGCCGCCGAGGAGTGGCCCGACTTCCCCGACTACGACGCAGTAAGTGACGCGGTAGCCTCACTCTGA